The following is a genomic window from Crossiella equi.
AGGCACTTGACCAGCGTGGACTTGCCCGCGCCGTTGTCCCCGATGAGCGAGACGACCTCGCCGGGGCGCAGCTCGAAGGAGGCGCCGCGCAGCGCCTCGACCGAGCCGTAGTGCTTGACCAGGTTTCGTGCTTCGAGCACGGGGGTCATGGTTAGTGGCCTCCCACGATGGGCGGACGGCACCGGACGAGCACCAGGTCGCCGTCCACTCGGGACTCTCCGGCGGCGTGCGGCACGAGCGCGGTCTTGCCCTTGCCCAGCGCCAGCTCACCGCCGCTTGCGGTGGACAGGGTCCCGGCGCCGGACAGGGCGACCAGGACCGAGAAGCCGGGCTCCAGCTCCACGGGAGCCTCGGTGTGCACGCGGTCGGCGCGGAAGAAGGACCAGGACTGCTCACCGAGCAGGTCCACGGACGGGCCGCGCTGGTCCCGGGTGTGCCGGATGATGCCCTCCAGCCGGGCACCGGCCCAGCCGGAGCGGTCCACGCACTCCAGGGCGGTCTCGTAGCCGAGCCCGAGGTGCACCGAGGGGTCGCCCTCCTCGCTGAACCCGGTCCACTCCAGCATCACCGAGAAGTCGGTGGGCTGCTGGAGCTCCACGATGAACACCCCGGCGCCGATCGCGTGCGGCAGGCCCGCGGGCACGAACACGGTGTCCCCGGCCTTGACCGGCACCTCGTTGAGCGCGCCGAGCATGGCGCCGCTGTCCTGGGTGGCCACCCAGTCGGCGACGACCTTCTCGTCGACACCCTCCTTGAAGCCGACGTAGACCACCGGGTTGGCGCCGGTGGTACCGACCACGACCCAGGCCTCGGTCTTGCCGTGGCGGCAGTTCAGGTGGCTGGCGGCGAAGGCGTTGGAGGGGTGGCAGTGCACGGGCAGCCGCTGCCCGGCGTCCAGGAGCTTGACCAGCAGCGCCGGGTCCGCACCGAACTC
Proteins encoded in this region:
- a CDS encoding class I mannose-6-phosphate isomerase — its product is MKPVLLDANQPERFYRGGSAIAELRGAVNAEEWGPEDWVGSTTTLWGQHTAGLSALPGGELLREAVAAAPEAWLGAEHVAEFGADPALLVKLLDAGQRLPVHCHPSNAFAASHLNCRHGKTEAWVVVGTTGANPVVYVGFKEGVDEKVVADWVATQDSGAMLGALNEVPVKAGDTVFVPAGLPHAIGAGVFIVELQQPTDFSVMLEWTGFSEEGDPSVHLGLGYETALECVDRSGWAGARLEGIIRHTRDQRGPSVDLLGEQSWSFFRADRVHTEAPVELEPGFSVLVALSGAGTLSTASGGELALGKGKTALVPHAAGESRVDGDLVLVRCRPPIVGGH